The following coding sequences lie in one Acidimicrobiia bacterium genomic window:
- a CDS encoding Rieske 2Fe-2S domain-containing protein, giving the protein MSAPQILSLAFAIIAILAVVAIGSVAYRRGTGETDEGTTGRLDRKARRRGRDVEKRRRSPEREPIAAEATATDEEPPVDPRQLRPEIGREEYDITRRQFFNRGVGAIFGVFLAQFGIASLAFMWPKLRGGGFGGRVVIGTIDDLTRSVFLPDGRVQPLFASAAQAYIVPFQGSTDGTSFEGLPVVAGGLMALWQRCVHLGCRVPTCQSSQGFECPCHSSKYNYHGEYEDGPAPRNLDRFVVSLDDAGNFIVDTGQVIQTSRSRVKSTEYPQGPSCL; this is encoded by the coding sequence ATGAGCGCGCCACAGATCCTCTCACTGGCATTCGCCATCATCGCGATCCTCGCCGTGGTCGCCATCGGCAGCGTGGCCTACCGACGCGGCACCGGGGAAACGGACGAGGGAACCACCGGTCGACTCGACCGCAAGGCCCGCCGTCGTGGCCGCGATGTGGAGAAGCGTCGGCGCTCCCCTGAGCGGGAGCCCATCGCAGCGGAGGCCACGGCCACCGACGAGGAGCCTCCGGTCGACCCCCGGCAACTCCGACCCGAAATCGGCCGCGAGGAGTACGACATCACCCGGCGGCAGTTCTTCAACCGCGGGGTCGGTGCCATCTTCGGTGTGTTCCTCGCCCAGTTCGGCATCGCCTCACTCGCCTTCATGTGGCCGAAGCTCCGGGGCGGCGGCTTCGGAGGCCGCGTGGTCATCGGCACCATCGATGACCTCACCAGAAGCGTCTTCCTCCCCGACGGCCGGGTGCAGCCACTCTTCGCCTCGGCCGCCCAGGCCTACATCGTGCCCTTCCAGGGGAGTACCGACGGGACCAGCTTCGAGGGACTCCCGGTCGTCGCCGGCGGCCTGATGGCGCTGTGGCAACGGTGCGTGCACCTCGGCTGCCGGGTGCCGACCTGCCAGAGCAGCCAGGGCTTCGAATGCCCGTGCCACTCCTCCAAGTACAACTACCACGGCGAATACGAGGACGGACCGGCACCCCGGAACCTCGACCGCTTCGTGGTGTCGCTCGACGACGCCGGCAACTTCATCGTGGACACCGGACAGGTGATCCAGACCTCCCGTTCCCGGGTCAAGAGCACCGAGTACCCGCAAGGACCGTCGTGTCTGTGA
- a CDS encoding cytochrome c — MDLGAAVLALAILAFIGWLTYAVTRGPARPTREAPPPNLEPYMTDDELESKRLNRVLGAALVATAVLAIVMPLYYLNETDRQAAAEYRFGQIAIERGHHWFEEFQCIDCHGPSGVGGAASFIESRSGMPTSWAAPALDDIFLRYSVDEIRYWITFGRPGTPMPAWGVEGGGPLTYQQVDELIALIGTIQIGAGAAFDAVDSRVRFELTRLDGADDTVDAAIAAKQAEIDSILAAPDLYARVLTMPAELVAILSADGTCTAASAELVSLPCGASGTDTDRDGLADDAETELTGFLERLLAVIPPSPSANDLARLVFDPADAFSNTDSEGRPLRDLAAADEVILDVDQVVRDLRLATQNGDRLLAAAEANLAFLIEAREARRYAVDFDTLATDAFGGNLDDARRAVGLYNAYCARCHTAGFSAGIAFAQEPGSGAMGPSLRGGRALVQFPNLDDHIAFLISGSDELVPYGVNGLGSGRMPSFGTFLSEQDLTLIARYERSLP, encoded by the coding sequence ATGGACCTAGGTGCGGCGGTACTCGCCCTCGCCATCCTCGCCTTCATCGGCTGGCTCACCTACGCCGTGACCCGCGGGCCGGCACGCCCCACCCGCGAGGCGCCGCCACCCAATCTCGAGCCGTACATGACGGACGACGAGCTGGAGTCGAAGCGGCTCAACCGAGTGCTCGGCGCGGCCCTGGTCGCTACCGCCGTCCTCGCCATCGTCATGCCGCTCTATTACCTGAACGAGACCGACCGTCAGGCGGCGGCGGAGTACCGGTTCGGCCAGATCGCCATCGAGCGCGGCCACCACTGGTTCGAGGAGTTCCAGTGCATCGACTGCCACGGTCCCAGCGGGGTCGGCGGCGCAGCGTCGTTCATCGAGTCTCGCAGCGGCATGCCCACGAGCTGGGCGGCTCCGGCACTCGACGACATCTTCCTGCGGTACTCCGTCGACGAGATCAGGTACTGGATCACCTTCGGCCGCCCGGGCACGCCGATGCCGGCGTGGGGCGTGGAAGGCGGCGGACCGCTCACCTACCAGCAGGTGGACGAGCTGATTGCGCTCATCGGGACGATTCAGATCGGCGCCGGGGCCGCCTTCGACGCCGTCGACAGCCGGGTACGGTTCGAACTCACCCGCCTCGACGGCGCCGACGACACGGTGGACGCAGCCATCGCCGCCAAGCAGGCCGAGATCGACTCGATCCTGGCCGCGCCAGACCTGTACGCGCGGGTCCTGACCATGCCTGCGGAACTGGTTGCCATTCTCAGCGCCGACGGCACCTGCACCGCAGCCTCGGCAGAACTCGTGTCGCTCCCCTGCGGCGCCTCCGGGACCGACACCGACCGGGACGGCCTCGCCGACGATGCGGAGACCGAGCTGACCGGCTTCCTCGAACGACTGCTCGCCGTGATTCCCCCGTCCCCCTCGGCCAACGACCTCGCCCGCCTCGTGTTCGATCCAGCCGACGCCTTCAGCAACACCGACAGCGAGGGTCGACCGCTGCGCGATCTCGCCGCTGCCGATGAGGTGATCCTCGACGTGGACCAGGTGGTTCGGGACCTCCGACTGGCCACCCAAAACGGTGACCGGCTCCTCGCCGCCGCCGAGGCGAACCTCGCCTTCCTCATCGAGGCGCGTGAGGCCCGTCGCTACGCCGTCGACTTTGACACCCTCGCCACCGATGCCTTCGGCGGGAATCTCGACGACGCCCGCCGCGCCGTCGGCCTGTACAACGCCTACTGCGCCCGTTGCCACACCGCCGGGTTCTCCGCCGGGATCGCCTTCGCCCAGGAGCCTGGTTCCGGGGCGATGGGGCCCTCCCTCCGTGGCGGTCGGGCGCTGGTCCAGTTTCCGAACCTCGACGACCACATCGCCTTTCTCATCTCCGGCTCGGACGAACTGGTGCCCTACGGGGTCAACGGGCTGGGTAGTGGTCGGATGCCCAGCTTCGGAACATTCCTCAGCGAGCAGGACCTGACCCTCATCGCCAGGTACGAGAGGAGCCTGCCATGA